The stretch of DNA TAGCTAGCGCAACCAAACACAATGTACCAAAAAAATTCATTTCAGATGCAGCCAAACAAAATTATTAAAGCTGATGCAAAGAAGAAAAGAGGTGGTGCCCGGGCTACTATAAATAGGCATGAAGTATAAAGATCATCACAAGCACAAGCATCAAAACCAAGCAACACTAGTTGACACCAATCCACAATGAAGACATTCCTCGTCATTGCCCTCCTCGCTCTTGCGGCGGCAAGTGCCGTTGCGCAAATTtcacagcagcaacaacaacaaccattTCCGCAGCAACAACAACCACCATTTTCGCAGCAACAAGAGCCACCATATTCACAGCAACAGCAACCACCATTTTCGCAACAACAACAATCACCATTTtcgcagcaacaacaacaaccaccaTTTTTGCAGCAACACCAACCACCGTTTTCACAACAGCCACCAATTTCACAGCAGCAACAACCACCATTTTCACAGCAACAACAACCACCATTTTCACAGCAACAACAACCGCCATTTtcgcagcagcaacaacaaccgCCATTTtcgcagcagcaacaacaacaacaaccaccaTTTTCACAGCAACAACAACCACCATTTTCACAACAGCCACCAATTTCACAGAAGCAACAACCACCATTTTCGCAGCAACAACAACCACCATTTTCACAGCAACAACAAATACCAGTTATTCATCCATCTGTTTTGCAGCAACTAAACCCATGCAAGGTATTCCTCCAGCAGCAGTGCATCCCTGTGGCAATGCAGCGATGTCTTGCTAGGTCACAAATGTTGCAGCAGAGGATTTGCCATATGATGCAGCAACAATGTTGCCAACAGTTGCGGCAAATCCCCGGGCAATCCCGCCATGAGTCAATCCGTGCTATCATCTACTCTATCATcctgcaacaacaacaacaacaacaacaacaacaacaacaacaacaagttCAGAGTATCATCCAAGCTCAGCAACAACAACCCCAACAGTTGGGCCAATGTGTCTCCCAACCCCAACAACAATCGCAGCAGCAACTCGGGCAACAACCTCAACAACAACAATTGGCACAGGGTACCTTTTTGCAGCCACACCAGATAGCTCAGTTTGAGGTGATGACTTCCATTGCACTCCGGACCTTGCCAATGATGTGCAATGTCAACGTGCCGTTGTACGGAACCACCACTAGTGCGCCATTCGGCGTTGGCACTGGAGTTGGTGCCTACTGATAAGAAAAGATCTCTAGTAATATATAGTTGGATCACCGTTGTTTAGTCGATGGATATGTCGATGTAGCGGTGACAAATAAAGTGTCACACAACACCATGTGTGACCCTCCCAAACTAGTTGTTTAAATTCTGAAATAAAATACAAATAAAGTTGTATCAAGACAA from Triticum urartu cultivar G1812 unplaced genomic scaffold, Tu2.1 TuUngrouped_contig_5007, whole genome shotgun sequence encodes:
- the LOC125528645 gene encoding glutenin, low molecular weight subunit-like; this encodes MKTFLVIALLALAAASAVAQISQQQQQQPFPQQQQPPFSQQQEPPYSQQQQPPFSQQQQSPFSQQQQQPPFLQQHQPPFSQQPPISQQQQPPFSQQQQPPFSQQQQPPFSQQQQQPPFSQQQQQQQPPFSQQQQPPFSQQPPISQKQQPPFSQQQQPPFSQQQQIPVIHPSVLQQLNPCKVFLQQQCIPVAMQRCLARSQMLQQRICHMMQQQCCQQLRQIPGQSRHESIRAIIYSIILQQQQQQQQQQQQQQVQSIIQAQQQQPQQLGQCVSQPQQQSQQQLGQQPQQQQLAQGTFLQPHQIAQFEVMTSIALRTLPMMCNVNVPLYGTTTSAPFGVGTGVGAY